The window AATTCTTACTGCATATGTGGCAAAATAATCCACCTCTATCATAGCACGGTCTCTTTCCTTTCCGGCAAAAGTAGCCTTGTAGCGCTCCATGGGAGTCATTTCTTCTTCCTGGCAGTTTGCGTGAATTTGCTCACAATAGCGCTCAATTTCTCTTTCTTCTTCCGGACTCCACCCCAGATCCGCTTTCTCTAATTCCTCAAGTGTTTTCCCGTAATACGGGCCGGCATTTTCCATCTTTCCTAATTTAATCATATCATTGTCTCCTCTTTTGTGATTTTGGTTATATTGGATATATATTATTGATCAAAAACTCTTTAGCGTGATACGAACTGCGAACAAAGGGCGCCGAAGCTACTGACAGAAATCCCATTTGTTTTGCTGTTTGAGCAAATTCATTAAACTCGTCAGGTGTTATAAATCTTTTCACCGGAAGATGATCTTCGGAAGGACTCAAGTATTGCCCAAGGGTAAGAAAATCACAATTTATCTTACGAAGATCCTGCATTACGGCGATAACTTCCTCTTTTGTTTCTCCCAGGCCCAGCATCATACCCGATTTTGTATGAATACTTTTGTTAATAGTTTTTGCCATCTCCAATACGGCAAGCGAGCGCTTATAATTTGCCTTTGGCCGGACTTTCTTATAAAGACCCGGCACAGTTTCAAGATTATGAGCAAAGATTTCAGGTATTGCTTTCATAACTGTTTCAACTGAAACG of the Pseudomonadota bacterium genome contains:
- the lipA gene encoding lipoyl synthase, with translation MPSWLIKPFPKGKHSVGVARILSRWRLNTVCRSAQCPNLCECFSQGTATFMIMGNICTRNCMFCAVNDGNPGSLEADEPDRIASAVKDLGLNHIVVTSVTRDDLPDGGALHFAETIFTIRKINPDTTVEVLVPDFNGSYVSVETVMKAIPEIFAHNLETVPGLYKKVRPKANYKRSLAVLEMAKTINKSIHTKSGMMLGLGETKEEVIAVMQDLRKINCDFLTLGQYLSPSEDHLPVKRFITPDEFNEFAQTAKQMGFLSVASAPFVRSSYHAKEFLINNIYPI